From Frateuria aurantia DSM 6220, one genomic window encodes:
- a CDS encoding flavin reductase family protein has product MPAKYFYQPGQGHGLAHDPFNAIVGPRPIGWISTSDAAGRHNLAPYSFFNAFNYTPPIIGFASIGRKDTLRHIEATGEFVWNLATRPLAEAMNTSSAAVPADIDEFTLAGLTAVPSRRVRAPRVEESPVNFECRLSQLLRLQGANGDPLETWLILGEVVAVHIAPHLIIDGSYDTAAAEPILRGGGPADYFDIGPAQRFRMSRPGT; this is encoded by the coding sequence ATGCCTGCCAAGTACTTCTATCAACCCGGGCAAGGCCATGGTCTGGCCCACGATCCGTTCAATGCCATCGTCGGGCCGCGCCCGATCGGCTGGATCTCCACCAGCGACGCAGCAGGCCGGCACAACCTGGCGCCCTACAGCTTTTTCAACGCCTTCAACTACACGCCGCCCATCATCGGCTTCGCCAGCATCGGCCGGAAGGACACGCTGCGTCATATCGAGGCCACCGGCGAATTCGTGTGGAATCTGGCCACCCGGCCGCTGGCCGAGGCGATGAACACCAGCTCGGCCGCCGTACCTGCCGATATCGATGAATTCACCCTCGCCGGTCTGACCGCCGTACCGAGCCGGCGAGTCCGGGCTCCGCGTGTCGAAGAAAGTCCGGTCAACTTCGAGTGCCGGCTCAGTCAGTTGCTGCGCCTGCAGGGCGCCAATGGCGACCCGCTGGAAACCTGGCTGATTCTGGGCGAGGTCGTCGCCGTGCATATCGCCCCGCATCTGATCATCGACGGCAGCTATGACACCGCCGCCGCCGAGCCGATCCTGCGCGGTGGCGGCCCGGCCGACTATTTCGACATCGGCCCGGCCCAGCGCTTTCGCATGAGCCGTCCCGGGACCTGA
- a CDS encoding DUF445 domain-containing protein, translating to MTRVSARATMAVESPQARELRHTRRIAGSLLLLAGLCLALGMTAQAWHPGWPWQALVAVSEAALVGGLADWFAVVALFRHPLGLRWIPHTAIIPRKKNALGRSLAGFICRHFLSDAQIVSQLQRYDPAARLAAALIDPARARFWHRLLQGLSPHLVRLLDQPALRQLMLQTARQRLGRLELAPLLGRGLGLLTRDGRHRELVNSVLSDAANLLQQPATRALLADKVANEVWAVFRWLNVEERIARSMAERLTEATRQLLLDMMGDPQHPFRRRLDGHLRHLIMRLRDDPSLARRMNRMRDQLLDHPELAGYLQNLWDEGLRRLGQDLAADDSRIAAHLQQATAALGRQLGEDAELQQQFNQWCIQTLPALLGPYRPAIEQFIVQRVERWSADELSRELELAVGRDLQYIRYNGTLVGGLIGGLLFALARLLHLIFH from the coding sequence ATGACAAGGGTTTCTGCACGAGCAACGATGGCCGTGGAGTCGCCGCAGGCGCGTGAACTGCGGCACACCCGCCGCATCGCGGGCAGTCTGCTGCTGCTGGCCGGTCTGTGCCTGGCACTGGGCATGACGGCCCAGGCCTGGCATCCGGGCTGGCCCTGGCAGGCGCTGGTCGCCGTGTCCGAGGCCGCCCTGGTCGGCGGCCTGGCCGACTGGTTTGCTGTCGTCGCCCTGTTCCGGCATCCGCTGGGGCTGCGCTGGATTCCCCACACCGCGATCATTCCGCGCAAGAAGAATGCCCTCGGTCGCAGCCTTGCCGGCTTTATCTGCCGGCACTTTCTGAGCGACGCCCAGATTGTCAGCCAGCTGCAGCGCTACGATCCGGCGGCTCGGCTCGCCGCCGCCCTGATCGATCCGGCCCGTGCCCGGTTCTGGCATCGTCTGCTGCAGGGACTGAGCCCCCATCTGGTCCGTCTGCTGGACCAGCCGGCGCTGCGCCAGCTGATGCTGCAGACGGCACGGCAGCGGCTGGGCCGTCTGGAACTGGCGCCCTTGCTGGGCCGCGGGCTGGGTCTGCTGACCCGTGACGGCCGCCATCGCGAACTGGTCAACAGCGTGCTCAGCGATGCCGCCAACCTGCTGCAGCAGCCGGCGACCCGGGCCTTGCTGGCCGACAAGGTCGCCAACGAGGTCTGGGCCGTGTTCCGCTGGCTGAATGTCGAGGAGCGGATCGCCCGTTCGATGGCCGAACGACTGACCGAGGCCACGCGCCAGTTGCTGCTGGACATGATGGGCGATCCCCAGCACCCGTTCCGGCGCCGGCTGGATGGACATCTGCGGCATCTGATCATGCGGCTGCGCGACGACCCCTCGCTGGCCCGGCGAATGAACCGCATGCGGGACCAGCTGCTGGACCATCCCGAACTGGCCGGCTATCTGCAGAACCTGTGGGATGAGGGGCTGCGCCGGCTCGGCCAGGATCTGGCCGCCGACGATTCGCGCATCGCGGCCCACCTGCAGCAGGCCACGGCCGCGCTTGGCCGGCAGCTGGGCGAGGACGCCGAGCTGCAGCAACAGTTCAACCAATGGTGCATCCAGACCCTGCCGGCCCTGCTGGGGCCGTACCGGCCCGCGATCGAGCAGTTCATTGTCCAGCGCGTCGAGCGCTGGAGTGCCGACGAACTCAGCCGCGAACTTGAACTGGCGGTAGGCCGGGACCTGCAATATATCCGCTACAACGGTACCCTGGTCGGCGGCCTGATCGGCGGCTTGCTGTTCGCGCTGGCCCGCCTGCTGCATCTGATCTTCCACTGA